atgaaattgaatctatgaaaattaagaatagctgtccagctatttccgagtttagctCTATAATAACCCTTGGgcgtatgccatctggacctggagctttatttatcttaattttattcagttgtccttggacttcttcctctgtcagccaagtattaattaatggtacagtttcatttccatttttatgtattcttcctaccatttgttcctctctagtaaatactaaaATAAAGAATGTGTTTAATACCTcggttttttttcttattatgattaatcaatccacccatctcacttcttaggggtcctatattgttcttttaatccttttgccatttatatatttatttatttattttagggtttgtcttactttcattTGCAACTTATTTTTcaattccttgtacctatggaaggactacTCAGTACCTTcacacttaaacaatttaaatgcctgTCTCTTCCTtaccatttcttcccttacctttttatttagccacataggtttagacttaattcttttacatttacataaaaaTCACTTCTGGTCTATCTGCTAGAAAAGGAGTCAAACTCTCATCTAGTCTGAAAAGTTTTTTAAATTGTCGATCTGATTTTTATAgagtatttagtatttttcaaAATAAGCGCCAGAGATCTACCTTTCTATTTCTTTCCTTACCTGTATCCTcctcttttacattatttttgattatttttatcctcattcTTCTCGTCGTGTCTAGTTCCTCTGCCTCTTCGGTTGCAAcccttattttttacttttagcaAATTCTGGAAGTACttaacactttattttctttgaTATTTGAATGAAAAGAGCCATTAATTAAACAAATGTCCTTAAATTTCTGAATCAAGCACAAGAGAAGATGAGAGAGAATGTCTCTATCTAAAAGGATCAAAACATAGAGCTACTAAATGGAGATGAGGAATCCATTTACCAGCAGTAATTTTACCAGGAAAACCCAGCCAGAGATTTACCGTAGTAATTTACCACCCGGGAAAAAATGTAGGCTCACAGGGCATTTAGTTATACACAAAAGAGCCTATTTTTCCATTAGTGCAAAACCACACTCCAATATTGGAAAATGCCTTTGCAAAAACTCCTTTGTGCAAGTTTTCAAAAATGAAGATGTAAATGAACATGGTAAAAAGAGTAAATGCCTCAAAATCCAGCCTCCTAGTTTAAGGCCAGCCTCTTCATTAATGTTGACCTTTCcttatatttgtgtgtttgaatgtttttatttcatatatatttatatccttataAATGCGCTTTTCATCTAATGTTTGCCTGGAAGGTGCAAAAGGCCCTGTTAAAAAATATAGGCAGAGGACTGATCTATGCTACTTCCAAGCATGCGCGAGTCCTTTTGCAGAGAGCCTGTGACCTCCCGATAAACCATGAATTACCCACTGAACCTCATTAAAACATCTCGGGCCGCAAAACTAAATGTTGTTCTCGCATGTAGGTTCAAAGCAAGGCGCAACAGTCCACCTACACCACATTCAGTAAGGAACGCCTGAATCGGTCATGCTTCTCCCATCAGGAGCAAAGTTTTGCACCAGTGCAGACGCATCTTCACCCAGTAAACCATTCAGAGCATACTGGTAGTAATGGGTGCGTTTGTACAAAAAGTTACATTGGGTCATAAAATTGTATACGCACTACGTGGTCACACTTTTGCAGGCTAGTAAATGACCCCCGTGAGATAGCAACAGAGATTACAGAAATACTTTTATGAAACATACCTTTAATTAAAGAGTATGACCAAATATGATTCAATAGTGTCCCGTTTCCCACATTACATCTCCAGTCCTTTGCTGGATTATATATTAGTTAGGACCCTATATAATGACAACGTGGTCTTGTTATTATTATGGAAAGTGATGCCGTTATATAGAATAAGGAAACTGCACGCACACTGTATCTGTAACATTCTTATGTTAATGCCATACATTCCACCTATATCTGTGGATGATTATTATATAGTAAATGCACTTTGTAACTGGAGCTTGCACATTACACAGTGATGCCGTTGGGTATATACACAGTAAATGCATTTATActtttttacaaaatgttttattttgcatggTTGGAGAAAAACACATACAGAAGCCAATCAAAGCTTTGGTAAAACAGTCTGAACAAGGGGCGTGTAAAAACCAAACAAGGAAATGAGAATAACATTGGCAGGAAGACGGCAACTGTGCGAAAATTaccatataaaaacaaacaaccaagagtttttgaagaagcagaaggagagagaaggaagaGACTGTGGATAGGAAGGAATAAGAAGAGGATAGGATGAAGAAAGAAGGAGAGGAGAAAAAGCAATTCCGACTAGGAGCAGAAGAAAAAGATAAAAGAGTCAGGAAGCAGAGCTAATTATGAAGCGGAAGGCACATGTAATTATATATCACCCAAGGTTCCCAGATTTTACAGAATTGTTTTGCAGTTGTTAATAATAGGTGACATATATTCCAAATGATAGACATACCAAATTCTAGTGAGCAGAGCATTGAAAGAAGGAGGAGAGATCGAGACTTCCAATCAGCCACAAGCtggcaggtggcagcagaggtaAAGTGATGAATCAGCTTATTTTGATGCTTTGTGGTGTCAGGGGGAGAAGAAAGTATTTGGGTGAGAGTGAATGAATTAAATTAAGGAGAGACGACCAGTAACTGGCCTGCTTGtggcaagaccaccagatatggaggaatgTGCCTGGGATTGAGCAACCTCTCCAACATCTATCTGAAGCGTCTGGAGAAATCTTGCAAAGTCTGGTGGGGACATAATATgcttattttattacataataaCAAGCAATTGCTTTTGCACTATTTACAGTACTGCTGCAATCTTATTTCACATTCATCAGCtcattcaaattattttttatgtgtgaACACtgtgatgtttaacaagatctgaTTTCTGTAAAACATATTTCCCATAGTCAGAACACATAAATTGCTTCTCCCCAGAGACatatgtgtgaattctctgatgtttaacaagatttgatttaaatgtaaaagatttcccacactcagtacatagaaacggtttctcaccagtgtgaattctctgatgtttaacaagattgcCTTTAAGTGTAAAagattttccacactcagagcatgaaaACTGGCTCTCCCCTGTGTAAATTCTATGATTTTTACCTGTTTTCTCTATATAAAAATCCCCAAATTCAGAACATGAGAATGATTTCTCACGTACATGGGTACTATAATGTCTCTTAAGATTTgacttctgtgtaaaacatttcccacactcagagcatgaaaatggcttctcacctgtgtgagttctcagaTGTATAACAAACAGTGAATAattggtaaaacatttcccacactcaggacATGGAAATGGGTTATCAagtgtgtgaattctctgatgtttaacaagattgcCTTTAACTGTAAaagatttcccacactcagagcatgaaaATTGGCTCTGCCCTGTGTAATTGCTATGATTTTTACCAACACCCGTTTTTTCTATATAACAATCCCCAAATTCAGAACAGGAAAACATATTCTCACCTACATGAGTATTATAATGTCTCTTAAGATTTGACTTCTGGGTAAAacgtttcccacactcagagcatgaaaatggcttctcacccgTGTGAATTCTATGATGTCTAACAAGGAGTGACTGGTttctaaaacatttaccacattcagaacaagaaaaCATTAATTCACCTCTATAAGTCTTATTATGTGTAAGAATATATGAGTTATCAGAACATTCCTCGTGTTTAAAGGGTCCAGACGGTATATCTTCACTGTGATGTACTGGATGTAACTTTGTGGTAATGAGGTTTTCTTCTGGACACTCTTGTTTGATGTCAAATTTTATTTCACAACCTGGAGATAAAATTAAAAGTCCCTCAGAGATGTTTCTACTGTTGTGTCCATCTGCTGCGAATTAAAAAAAGAACAGATTATTAGGTAGAGACAGGTAACAAAACACACACCTTGGATGGTGTATAAGACAGCCCCGCCTCTTCCCCTGTGCCTCTGAGCGACTTCTGAATAATCTAAAAACAATGCAAGCATGGGTGGGAAtttgggctgccatggagtctcTAAAAGAAAAGGAATTAATGCTAAATAATCTCTTCTTTTCACCTTTGAACTCCTAACTATGGGATGTACAATACAATAGGGAGAGCCGCTAATGAACAAAGTCAGTCAGATATGATTGTAAATGATATCTTTGCTTGCCCAAGATGTTGAAACTGCTCGAGTTGAGCGGGCACTAAGGATCTCTGGCACCTTTCAATCATTACTCTTGTAGGCCTGTTTAATAACTTCTCTGATCCAATTGGAGATGGTTTGTTTAAAGGGAGCATATGCCCTTCTGGGTCCAAGCCTTAACACGAGGAGCTGTTCTGTCTTCCCAAGTCCTGTTCCAAGCAGTTATATGGAGATAGCTCTGACGTGAACCAGTGAATACAgctttctttccttttcttgtTTTGGCTGTGGATAAAAAGATAGCAGTGCTACTTGCTGATGTGGAATACCATCTTTGGTAAGAATTGAGAAAAGACTCCTTGCACCATAGTgcttgcacccccccccctccccttattAGGCAAGAGGTAATTGCTATCAAGAAAGCTACTTCCAGTGAACTCAATCTCAAGGAACCTTTCTCCAGGGGCTCAAAAGGGTCAAACATTATTGCATTTAGAACTAAATTAAGATCCCATGTGGCCACTAAAAACTGGATGGATGAATATTTCTCGCTGCTTGGAAGTACTGGAGAACCAATACTTAGTGTCTAATAATATGTTCAATGCGGACACTTGTGCCCAAAGGGGGGATACCATAAGGCCTTTGCTGCAGCCATCCTGGAGGAAGTCAAGGCTCTAAGGAACAGTAGTTGGTACTGGGTTTAATCTAGAGCCACACCAGACAATACATTTCttccaaatcctgtgatagatATTTGAAGATTTCTTCTTCCTTGCCCATAATAAGGTGATCATTAGCTTCCGATACCCCCTTCGTTCTCAGGAAGGTTCCGCTCAATCTCCATGCTATGAAAGCCAAACTCTCTGGATATGGATGTAGAATTTGACATTAGAATAATAGATCTGAGCGAAGATACAGGGACCAAGCCTGAACTCAGAGCATTTCCAGAATATAAGAATTGCTGTTACTTCTGGCTTCTTTTTTAGGACCTTTCTTAGTATCCGAGTGATCAGTGGAAACTGAGGTTACGAGATATGTTGTAGTTACAAACAATATGGAGTTCATTATTCAAAAGCAGACAGGAAATAAACACAATTTTTGACGTAATGCTGGAATAATTAAAAACCCACAAGGAACACCGGAATCATGCAGTATATGACAGTCTGAGGCAATGCATATTATGAGCTACAACACTGAAGAGTGTCTGGTGCAAGGTTACACAGTCTTTAGGTAAAGCAAGGCAGTAAGTCTAATGATAAGGAACAATTACCACTGTCCGTGTCTGGGAATTTTCTGTAGCTGCAGTCCCTAAAACAGGAGACACCTGATGCAATGCCAGGAAGAAACAAACTGAATGAAGCAACCAGGTTTCAGGTGTCCAGAATGAGCAAAGACAGAACCAGTGAAACTGAATGGTGCAGTCAAGAAATCAGGATAAATGTTGAAATTGGATCCGGAACAGGGACAGGAAcaaaacaggtcaggatacaggaacCAAAAGCATGCGTATCAAACGTTATCACTGGCGATGACTGCATGGCTTGTGAAGGAAAGAAGGGGTTTATAGTGAAGTTTGAAAATTGAAAGCAAACAGTTCTTCAGAGAGTGACACATCTGTGTAGTTAATGTGCAGGACAGATCTGAGTGTTCACGAGAAGAAGAGCAGATTTAACCCTAACAGAAATGTAGACAAGTAATATGCCAGCTGCAATGTCCAAGGGAATGTTAGAACATCTGTCCCTTCTAATTCTGGATCCGTTTTGAGTCAAAAAAGTTGGGCACCTTCACATTACTTCTTGTAGCCAGGATGTCTACTTGAGGAAGGCTATACCTTCTCACCAATTAATGAAACACTTCCTGATGGAGGGCCACTTTCCTGGACAAATTTGCTTTTAGCTG
The nucleotide sequence above comes from Mixophyes fleayi isolate aMixFle1 chromosome 6, aMixFle1.hap1, whole genome shotgun sequence. Encoded proteins:
- the LOC142159876 gene encoding uncharacterized protein LOC142159876 isoform X1, which gives rise to MNKTDMTGEDCTVVKSASGEHVTSSSCHQMSGGLSRTQSPITVPPPHSLIHERNNDQRILELTNKIIQLLTGEVPIRCQDVTVYFSMEEWEYLEGHKGLYKDVMMENHRPLTSLDGSSNRNAPERCPRPLYSKDHTEENHNIPQDYQGEELTDIKVEDIKVEEETYVRGDQQCKEEEIPTDISTADGHNSRNISEGLLILSPGCEIKFDIKQECPEENLITTKLHPVHHSEDIPSGPFKHEECSDNSYILTHNKTYRGELMFSCSECGKCFRNQSLLVRHHRIHTGEKPFSCSECGKRFTQKSNLKRHYNTHVGENMFSCSEFGDCYIEKTGVGKNHSNYTGQSQFSCSECGKSFTVKGNLVKHQRIHTLDNPFPCPECGKCFTNYSLFVIHLRTHTGEKPFSCSECGKCFTQKSNLKRHYSTHVREKSFSCSEFGDFYIEKTGKNHRIYTGESQFSCSECGKSFTLKGNLVKHQRIHTGEKPFLCTECGKSFTFKSNLVKHQRIHTYVSGEKQFMCSDYGKYVLQKSDLVKHHSVHT
- the LOC142159876 gene encoding uncharacterized protein LOC142159876 isoform X2, with amino-acid sequence MSGGLSRTQSPITVPPPHSLIHERNNDQRILELTNKIIQLLTGEVPIRCQDVTVYFSMEEWEYLEGHKGLYKDVMMENHRPLTSLDGSSNRNAPERCPRPLYSKDHTEENHNIPQDYQGEELTDIKVEDIKVEEETYVRGDQQCKEEEIPTDISTADGHNSRNISEGLLILSPGCEIKFDIKQECPEENLITTKLHPVHHSEDIPSGPFKHEECSDNSYILTHNKTYRGELMFSCSECGKCFRNQSLLVRHHRIHTGEKPFSCSECGKRFTQKSNLKRHYNTHVGENMFSCSEFGDCYIEKTGVGKNHSNYTGQSQFSCSECGKSFTVKGNLVKHQRIHTLDNPFPCPECGKCFTNYSLFVIHLRTHTGEKPFSCSECGKCFTQKSNLKRHYSTHVREKSFSCSEFGDFYIEKTGKNHRIYTGESQFSCSECGKSFTLKGNLVKHQRIHTGEKPFLCTECGKSFTFKSNLVKHQRIHTYVSGEKQFMCSDYGKYVLQKSDLVKHHSVHT